A window from Alkalicoccobacillus plakortidis encodes these proteins:
- a CDS encoding SpoIIIAH-like family protein has product MALKKQTVWLLTMLSLIIVLSVYYVTSGTTNLALQDNDQQTEETSDDIDVQVTQDGDLEGILEVTGDDSLADNFVEARLQVTDARAAQAERYIETSTSPDATPEEKVEARDKSMEILNLTPKEETLESLIIAKGFNNVLVISEDTKVQITVDSDELTPAQANDIILLAKEQLGQANTVSVAHNSGAN; this is encoded by the coding sequence ATGGCTCTAAAAAAACAAACGGTGTGGCTGTTAACGATGTTAAGTCTAATTATTGTATTATCTGTTTACTATGTAACATCAGGTACAACCAATTTGGCGCTTCAAGATAATGATCAGCAAACCGAGGAAACTTCAGATGACATTGATGTTCAAGTCACTCAGGATGGTGACCTGGAAGGTATTTTAGAAGTGACAGGTGACGATTCACTTGCCGATAACTTTGTGGAGGCTAGACTTCAAGTGACGGATGCCCGTGCAGCCCAAGCTGAAAGGTATATTGAAACATCAACTTCTCCAGACGCAACACCTGAAGAAAAAGTGGAAGCACGTGATAAAAGTATGGAAATTCTAAACCTCACTCCAAAAGAGGAGACATTAGAATCCTTAATCATAGCAAAAGGTTTTAATAATGTGCTGGTTATTAGTGAGGATACGAAAGTTCAAATCACGGTAGATTCAGACGAATTAACGCCAGCACAGGCAAACGACATCATCCTACTTGCAAAAGAACAGCTCGGCCAAGCAAATACTGTATCTGTTGCACATAATTCAGGAGCTAACTAA
- the spoIIIAG gene encoding stage III sporulation protein AG translates to MGEQNPKGLAWLKNLVGNQEQGKRKNYRYIFILGLVGILLMVLNSVFSEPPEPEQAQTTIPTFQTNDEDEEVEVFKKESGQSNTMKDYEDSYENQLRENLEQIVGLNEVSVMINLADTEKQIYEKNTSSKNQQTSETDREGGTREVTDQTIDEQTVIVRNGDTEGPLLIQTEKPTIKGVLVVAEGVENVQVKAWVVEAVSRVLDVPAHRISVMPKKSKEE, encoded by the coding sequence ATGGGTGAGCAGAATCCTAAAGGATTGGCATGGTTAAAAAATCTCGTAGGAAATCAAGAACAAGGGAAACGAAAGAATTACCGATACATTTTCATCTTAGGATTGGTAGGAATTCTTTTGATGGTATTAAATTCGGTGTTTTCGGAACCTCCTGAGCCTGAACAAGCTCAAACGACAATTCCTACATTCCAAACGAATGACGAGGATGAAGAAGTAGAAGTCTTTAAAAAAGAATCTGGGCAATCGAACACAATGAAGGATTATGAAGATAGCTATGAAAATCAACTGCGAGAAAATTTAGAACAAATTGTTGGGCTTAATGAAGTATCAGTAATGATTAATCTTGCTGATACAGAGAAGCAAATTTATGAAAAAAATACAAGCTCCAAAAACCAACAAACAAGTGAAACCGATCGTGAAGGTGGAACAAGGGAAGTGACGGATCAAACCATTGATGAACAAACCGTGATTGTTCGAAACGGTGATACAGAGGGTCCTTTATTAATCCAAACAGAAAAACCAACTATAAAAGGTGTGCTCGTTGTTGCAGAAGGTGTTGAAAATGTACAAGTAAAAGCATGGGTAGTGGAAGCGGTTAGCCGCGTACTTGATGTACCGGCCCATCGAATTTCCGTAATGCCTAAGAAATCTAAGGAGGAATAA
- the spoIIIAF gene encoding stage III sporulation protein AF translates to MGLLTGWITGLVLLIMLAILLEMLLPNSSMRGYVKMVISLLILIAMLKPILSIFTVDSEEWIRNLQTGDQYQTESIETQINLQKSGLDEVRAAYISEQVADQLVDKAEETLRDTYSLEFASVDVMQEMGQGGQEDEEAVSIHAVVREIHPQQNTDAVRSEIKRVQIDLSKQQPSKESDSIDLLPVINYLSDSWEIPESITLLLEGGEQVDG, encoded by the coding sequence ATGGGTCTCTTAACTGGTTGGATTACGGGGTTAGTTCTACTAATCATGTTAGCAATATTACTTGAGATGCTACTTCCTAATTCATCGATGAGAGGGTACGTAAAAATGGTGATCAGTCTACTGATTCTCATTGCTATGTTAAAACCAATTCTTTCTATATTTACAGTGGATTCAGAAGAATGGATTCGAAACTTACAAACTGGAGACCAATATCAAACGGAATCTATTGAAACTCAAATAAATTTGCAAAAAAGTGGGTTAGACGAGGTACGAGCTGCATATATTTCAGAACAGGTGGCTGACCAACTAGTAGATAAAGCAGAAGAAACATTGCGAGACACCTACTCACTTGAATTTGCGAGCGTAGATGTAATGCAGGAAATGGGACAGGGAGGTCAGGAAGATGAGGAGGCAGTAAGTATACATGCAGTTGTTCGAGAAATACACCCACAACAAAATACGGATGCAGTACGGAGTGAAATCAAAAGGGTACAAATTGATCTCTCTAAGCAGCAGCCTAGTAAAGAATCGGACTCAATCGACCTGCTGCCGGTAATAAACTATCTTTCAGACAGTTGGGAGATTCCAGAAAGCATCACGCTCTTATTGGAAGGGGGGGAACAGGTCGATGGGTGA
- the spoIIIAE gene encoding stage III sporulation protein AE, with protein MRRWIIATITGILFLLYPSLVLAVDGQEPVDEETLSDESSFIDRQIERLQLDEIQAYWEQVSTEYGGFLPESQKGSFKDFITGEKQFQIKEWGLGLVKFLLHELIVNSKLLGMLILLTLFSQILQSIQNAFESQNVSKAAYAVTYLVLMILAINSFYVAITYATEAINSMIHFMIALLPLLLALMASIGSLASSALFHPLIIFLVNTSGILVNQFVLPLLFFSAVLGIISTLSDHYKVSKLADFFRNIAVGLLGIFMTVFLGVISVQGASSAATDGLTIRTAKFIAGNFIPVVGKMFTDATDTVMSASVLLKNTVGMTGLGILFMICVFPLLKVLSLGIIFNLSAAVLQPLGGGPIIECLSIIGKSVMYVFAALALVSLMFFLAVTLMVAASNLSFMMR; from the coding sequence ATGCGCCGGTGGATCATAGCTACAATAACTGGCATTCTATTTCTTCTTTATCCAAGCCTGGTACTCGCTGTGGATGGTCAGGAACCGGTGGATGAAGAAACGCTCTCTGATGAATCTTCTTTTATTGACCGACAAATTGAACGATTGCAATTAGATGAGATCCAAGCATATTGGGAGCAAGTCTCAACAGAATACGGAGGTTTTCTTCCTGAAAGTCAAAAAGGATCATTTAAAGATTTTATAACGGGTGAGAAGCAGTTTCAGATAAAAGAATGGGGACTTGGTCTTGTTAAGTTTTTGCTTCATGAACTCATTGTGAATAGCAAGCTTTTAGGCATGTTAATTCTATTAACGCTCTTCAGCCAAATTTTGCAATCGATTCAAAATGCATTCGAAAGTCAAAATGTGAGCAAAGCAGCCTACGCCGTAACCTATCTCGTTTTAATGATTCTTGCCATAAACAGCTTTTATGTTGCTATAACGTATGCAACAGAAGCGATTAACAGCATGATTCATTTTATGATCGCTCTGCTTCCGCTTTTGCTTGCATTAATGGCCTCCATCGGAAGTCTTGCTTCATCGGCGTTGTTTCATCCATTAATTATATTTCTTGTGAATACAAGCGGAATTTTGGTCAATCAGTTTGTGCTTCCGTTATTATTTTTCTCAGCAGTTCTAGGTATCATCAGTACGTTAAGTGATCATTATAAAGTGTCCAAGCTTGCTGATTTTTTTCGGAATATTGCCGTGGGACTACTCGGGATCTTTATGACGGTGTTTTTAGGAGTGATATCGGTACAAGGAGCCTCCTCAGCAGCAACAGATGGATTAACCATTCGTACAGCAAAATTTATTGCAGGAAACTTCATCCCGGTAGTAGGGAAAATGTTTACGGATGCGACTGATACGGTTATGAGTGCGTCTGTGCTCCTTAAAAATACTGTTGGTATGACGGGGTTAGGTATTTTGTTTATGATCTGTGTCTTCCCGCTTTTAAAAGTCCTTTCCCTTGGTATCATTTTTAACTTGTCCGCAGCTGTCCTGCAGCCTCTTGGTGGAGGACCAATCATCGAATGTTTATCGATCATTGGTAAGTCAGTGATGTATGTATTTGCTGCATTAGCTCTAGTAAGTCTAATGTTTTTCCTGGCCGTTACGCTTATGGTAGCAGCCAGCAATTTGTCCTTTATGATGCGTTAG
- the spoIIIAD gene encoding stage III sporulation protein AD, translated as MDIIQIVGIGLIATFLALVVREQKPLFAFLVTLFAGIMIFLFVIDELVKIIQLLEGIAADANVHIMYLQTILKIIGIAYIAEFGAQIAKDAGQASMASKIELAGKILILVLAIPIIKAVIEMILSLLPG; from the coding sequence ATGGACATCATTCAAATTGTTGGAATAGGTCTAATCGCAACTTTTCTAGCTCTTGTAGTTCGTGAGCAGAAGCCATTGTTTGCTTTTCTTGTCACATTATTTGCAGGCATCATGATTTTTTTATTTGTCATTGATGAGTTAGTGAAAATCATTCAATTACTAGAGGGAATTGCGGCAGATGCGAATGTACACATTATGTATCTGCAAACGATTTTAAAAATAATCGGAATCGCATATATTGCAGAGTTTGGTGCACAAATTGCCAAAGATGCAGGACAAGCTTCCATGGCTTCTAAAATAGAGCTTGCAGGTAAGATTCTCATTCTAGTCTTAGCCATTCCTATTATTAAAGCGGTCATTGAAATGATTCTATCATTGCTACCAGGTTAA
- the spoIIIAC gene encoding stage III sporulation protein AC — protein sequence MAYDVNTIFQIAGIGIVVAMIHTVLKQMGKEDWAHWVTLIGFVVVLYMVATIVDDLFQKIRGVFLFQG from the coding sequence TTGGCTTATGACGTGAATACAATCTTTCAAATTGCTGGTATAGGCATTGTAGTTGCTATGATCCATACCGTTCTAAAGCAAATGGGGAAAGAAGACTGGGCTCATTGGGTGACACTAATTGGATTTGTTGTAGTGCTATACATGGTGGCAACGATTGTAGATGACTTGTTCCAGAAAATTAGAGGTGTGTTCCTGTTCCAAGGATAG
- the spoIIIAB gene encoding stage III sporulation protein SpoIIIAB, with the protein MKWLGAILILITCTWIGFEAAKRLSDRPKQLRQLKVGIQALEAEMLYGLTPLAEASVRLSKQLAYPINLLFEHFAKNLDSKGESAHLAWEQSLDETWGVTSLLKGEREILRQFGQTLGQHDREQQQKQIKLTMVHLDREEAEAKDNQLRYEKMLKSLGFLGGLLIVILML; encoded by the coding sequence ATGAAGTGGCTAGGGGCAATTTTAATCCTCATAACGTGTACATGGATAGGTTTTGAAGCGGCGAAACGACTTAGTGATCGTCCAAAACAACTGAGACAGTTGAAAGTTGGCATTCAAGCACTTGAGGCAGAAATGCTATATGGTCTTACACCTTTGGCAGAGGCAAGCGTACGTTTATCCAAGCAACTTGCTTATCCAATTAACCTATTATTTGAACATTTTGCCAAAAATCTTGATTCAAAGGGTGAATCTGCACATCTTGCATGGGAGCAAAGTTTGGACGAGACATGGGGTGTAACCAGTCTCCTTAAAGGAGAACGTGAAATTTTACGCCAATTTGGTCAGACCCTAGGACAACACGACCGAGAACAGCAACAAAAGCAGATTAAACTAACGATGGTCCATCTTGATCGTGAAGAAGCTGAGGCAAAAGATAATCAGCTTCGTTATGAAAAAATGCTGAAAAGCCTGGGCTTTCTTGGGGGTCTGCTGATTGTCATTCTAATGCTTTAG
- the spoIIIAA gene encoding stage III sporulation protein AA: MEDIFTVLPPTIREILRQIPKDTAEKIEEIRVRILRPLEVIACGAPMYPSLQGEREWIIQPSDAQFILNQLSQYSMYAFEEELKRGFITIKGGHRVGLAGKVILEKGEVKTLKDISSFNIRIARQTVGAADSLVTPLYQQGWKNSLLIGPPQSGKTTLLRDLARIISTGVPTKGIPPMKIGIVDERSEIAASIKGVPQHQLGRRVDVLDGCPKAEGMMMMIRSMSPDVIIVDEIGRPEDCLAVQEAIHAGVSVISTAHGSSLEEVAARPALKALFAEKAFERCVELTRGAEPGKIKQIRTIGKPVSVKVL, encoded by the coding sequence ATGGAGGACATTTTTACTGTATTACCACCGACGATTCGTGAAATTCTCAGGCAAATACCAAAAGATACAGCAGAAAAAATCGAAGAAATTAGGGTTCGGATACTCAGACCACTTGAAGTGATAGCATGTGGAGCTCCAATGTACCCAAGTCTGCAAGGTGAACGTGAATGGATTATTCAGCCAAGTGATGCGCAGTTCATCTTAAATCAGTTAAGTCAATATTCGATGTACGCGTTTGAGGAAGAACTCAAACGCGGCTTTATCACAATTAAGGGCGGGCATCGAGTTGGACTTGCCGGTAAGGTCATCTTAGAAAAAGGTGAGGTCAAAACTCTAAAGGACATTAGTTCATTTAATATCAGGATTGCAAGACAGACAGTAGGGGCTGCCGATTCACTTGTTACACCTCTATATCAGCAAGGATGGAAAAATAGTTTACTCATCGGGCCACCCCAAAGTGGTAAAACAACATTACTAAGGGATCTAGCTCGAATTATTAGTACTGGTGTGCCAACCAAAGGTATTCCACCTATGAAAATCGGCATTGTCGATGAACGTTCTGAAATTGCCGCAAGCATAAAAGGTGTACCACAGCATCAGCTTGGACGAAGAGTAGATGTGTTAGACGGTTGCCCAAAAGCGGAAGGCATGATGATGATGATTCGGTCCATGAGTCCTGATGTCATTATTGTAGATGAAATTGGACGACCCGAAGACTGTTTGGCCGTACAGGAAGCTATTCATGCTGGTGTTAGTGTCATCTCAACAGCGCACGGTTCTTCGCTTGAAGAGGTAGCAGCGCGCCCTGCATTAAAGGCATTGTTCGCAGAGAAAGCATTCGAAAGATGTGTAGAACTTACCCGAGGGGCAGAGCCAGGAAAAATAAAACAAATTCGGACCATTGGTAAGCCAGTTTCGGTAAAGGTGTTATGA
- a CDS encoding YqhV family protein, which translates to MKWFVAVEWTLLIMVFLRVLSGLIELTVAGLILRFNSIEKAIVLNGLLAVIGPTIFILSIVIGLVGITDKLSVPKFMFIGTGAVCILIGARL; encoded by the coding sequence GTGAAATGGTTTGTTGCCGTTGAATGGACACTGCTGATTATGGTGTTCCTCCGAGTGCTCTCTGGACTCATTGAGCTAACAGTAGCGGGCTTAATCCTTCGATTCAACAGTATAGAAAAAGCAATCGTATTAAATGGTCTATTGGCAGTGATTGGACCAACGATCTTTATCTTATCGATTGTGATTGGTCTAGTGGGCATTACAGACAAGCTTTCCGTTCCGAAGTTTATGTTTATTGGCACAGGTGCTGTCTGTATCTTAATTGGAGCTAGGCTTTAG
- a CDS encoding shikimate kinase, which produces MQTNQKNIILIGFMGVGKTTVGKELARYLGMTFVDLDQAIESEAQQTIVDIFRDEGESGFRLREQKLFLELSEQRGTIISLGGGAFLQEEIQRSSLLTSLVIFLDIDFSIWSERLPLLIKDRPLLQKKSKKEIKELYELRRETYLHAHYTINTERLTPPQTAEKIAKTIQYADA; this is translated from the coding sequence ATGCAAACGAATCAAAAAAACATTATTTTAATTGGTTTTATGGGTGTCGGCAAAACAACCGTAGGTAAAGAACTTGCGAGGTATCTCGGCATGACATTTGTCGATTTGGATCAAGCCATAGAAAGTGAAGCGCAACAAACGATTGTTGACATTTTTAGAGACGAAGGAGAATCCGGTTTTAGACTAAGAGAACAAAAACTTTTTCTTGAATTATCAGAACAGAGAGGAACGATTATCTCGCTTGGCGGAGGCGCTTTTTTACAGGAGGAAATCCAAAGAAGTAGTCTTTTAACTAGCCTTGTTATCTTTTTGGACATAGACTTTTCGATTTGGTCAGAACGACTGCCCCTTTTGATAAAGGACAGACCCCTTCTCCAAAAAAAATCAAAGAAAGAAATCAAAGAGCTTTATGAATTAAGAAGAGAGACCTACCTTCATGCTCATTACACCATTAATACAGAGCGTTTAACACCTCCACAAACAGCTGAAAAAATCGCAAAAACCATCCAATATGCAGACGCATAA
- the aroD gene encoding type I 3-dehydroquinate dehydratase, whose amino-acid sequence MATTKEVQIRKVVFGSEHPAALCSSLIGATTSQLVEEAKMILQKKPDVLEWRADFFADLAKLDAVLATATSLREVIGDTVLLFTIRSVQEGGQPISLTIAEQEELISRLIETELIDLLDIELASEFIGMDLLKQLSAKHHVKWIVSTHDFKKTPSFDQMIEFLQAGQAAGADLVKLAVMPQSSQDVLTLLSVTNEASAKLDIPVITMSMGKLGVSTRLIGDQFGSAMTFAVGHQASAPGQVPIEVIKDIQHYTS is encoded by the coding sequence ATGGCGACAACAAAAGAAGTTCAGATAAGAAAAGTGGTATTTGGGAGCGAACATCCTGCAGCCCTTTGTTCGTCTCTTATTGGCGCTACTACCTCTCAATTAGTAGAAGAAGCTAAGATGATTCTGCAAAAAAAACCAGATGTTTTAGAATGGCGAGCAGATTTTTTTGCGGATCTCGCCAAATTGGATGCTGTATTAGCTACTGCAACATCATTAAGAGAAGTGATAGGTGATACTGTTCTATTGTTTACGATCCGCTCTGTTCAAGAAGGTGGCCAACCCATTTCTTTAACGATTGCAGAGCAAGAAGAGTTAATAAGCCGACTTATAGAAACTGAGCTCATTGACCTTTTGGATATTGAACTTGCGTCGGAATTTATTGGCATGGATTTGCTAAAGCAATTATCAGCAAAACATCATGTTAAATGGATTGTCTCTACACATGATTTTAAGAAAACGCCATCTTTTGACCAGATGATTGAATTCCTACAAGCAGGACAAGCGGCAGGTGCCGACCTTGTTAAACTTGCTGTGATGCCACAATCATCACAGGATGTTCTTACTCTTCTCTCTGTAACAAATGAAGCATCCGCCAAGCTCGATATTCCAGTGATTACAATGTCTATGGGTAAGCTTGGGGTCTCAACAAGGTTGATCGGTGACCAATTTGGTTCCGCCATGACGTTTGCTGTTGGTCATCAGGCTTCGGCTCCTGGTCAGGTGCCAATTGAAGTCATTAAAGATATCCAACATTATACAAGCTGA
- the efp gene encoding elongation factor P, with product MISVNDFKTGLTIVVDNGLWQVLDFQHVKPGKGAAFVRSKLRNLRNGNIQEKTFRAGEKVERAHIENRRMQYLYASGDTHTFMDTESYEQLELQSSQIEYELKFLKENMEVHVISYQAETLGVEVPNTVELEVVETEPGIKGDTASGGTKPATLETGITVQVPFFVNQGDRLLIDTRNSSYMSRA from the coding sequence ATGATTTCAGTAAACGATTTTAAAACTGGATTAACGATTGTAGTAGATAATGGACTTTGGCAAGTGTTGGACTTCCAACATGTTAAGCCAGGAAAAGGTGCGGCGTTTGTTCGTTCTAAACTCCGTAATCTTCGTAATGGTAACATTCAAGAGAAAACATTCCGTGCGGGAGAAAAAGTAGAAAGAGCTCATATTGAGAACAGACGTATGCAGTACCTTTATGCAAGTGGAGATACTCATACGTTTATGGACACAGAATCATATGAGCAACTTGAACTACAATCAAGTCAAATTGAATATGAGCTAAAGTTTCTAAAAGAAAATATGGAAGTCCATGTTATTAGCTACCAAGCTGAAACACTTGGAGTAGAAGTTCCAAATACGGTTGAACTTGAGGTTGTTGAAACAGAGCCTGGAATTAAAGGGGATACAGCTTCTGGTGGTACAAAACCAGCTACTCTTGAAACAGGTATTACGGTTCAAGTGCCGTTTTTTGTGAATCAAGGAGATCGACTTCTTATTGATACACGAAACAGCTCTTACATGTCTAGAGCTTAA
- a CDS encoding M24 family metallopeptidase has translation MSRIEVIRSEFKEHGVDGLLIMSPYNRRYISGFTGSAGVVLLTETNAIFITDFRYVEQAKEQAQGFSIVQHKAAILEEVAKQAEKLQIKKLGFEQSYVTYEQFQQLQKTVESQELVPVTGLVEGVRLIKDASEIQLIQDAADIADAAFKHITSFIRPGLTELEVSNELEFFMRKQGAQSSSFDTIVASGYRSALPHGVASGKLIESGELVTLDYGAYYNGYCSDITRTLAVGQINDELTNIYETVLEAQLRGMNGIKAGITGKEADALTRDYITEKGFGENFGHSTGHGLGMEVHEGPALSFKSDTVLRPGMIVTVEPGIYVHGVGGTRIEDDILITAEGNRSFTSSPKELIHVGE, from the coding sequence ATGAGCAGAATTGAAGTTATTCGTAGTGAATTTAAAGAGCATGGAGTAGATGGTCTTTTGATAATGAGTCCTTATAATCGCCGGTACATATCGGGATTCACAGGCAGTGCTGGGGTTGTTTTATTAACTGAAACGAATGCTATTTTTATTACGGATTTTAGGTATGTTGAACAAGCAAAGGAACAGGCCCAAGGTTTTTCAATTGTTCAGCATAAAGCAGCAATCCTTGAAGAGGTTGCTAAACAAGCAGAGAAGCTTCAGATTAAGAAGTTAGGATTTGAACAAAGCTACGTTACATACGAACAATTTCAACAGCTTCAAAAAACAGTAGAATCTCAAGAGCTAGTTCCAGTGACTGGGTTAGTTGAAGGCGTGCGTCTTATTAAAGATGCGAGTGAAATCCAACTAATTCAGGATGCGGCAGATATTGCCGATGCGGCGTTTAAGCATATTACATCATTTATTAGACCAGGCTTAACAGAGTTAGAAGTTTCCAATGAGCTTGAGTTTTTTATGCGTAAACAGGGGGCGCAAAGCTCGTCCTTTGACACGATCGTTGCATCTGGCTATCGCTCGGCTCTTCCACATGGAGTGGCAAGTGGCAAGCTAATTGAATCAGGTGAACTAGTGACACTTGATTATGGTGCTTATTATAATGGATATTGCTCTGACATCACACGTACATTGGCTGTTGGACAGATTAATGATGAGTTGACGAATATATACGAAACGGTATTGGAAGCTCAGCTAAGAGGTATGAATGGAATTAAAGCAGGCATCACGGGTAAAGAGGCAGATGCCCTAACACGAGATTATATTACGGAAAAAGGCTTTGGTGAGAACTTTGGTCATTCAACTGGCCATGGTTTAGGGATGGAAGTTCATGAAGGACCAGCCTTATCATTTAAGTCAGATACAGTACTTAGACCAGGCATGATTGTCACAGTAGAGCCGGGCATTTATGTGCATGGTGTGGGTGGAACAAGAATTGAAGATGATATTTTAATTACTGCTGAAGGTAATCGTTCATTCACGTCTTCACCTAAAGAACTCATTCACGTAGGCGAATAA
- a CDS encoding YqhR family membrane protein, whose amino-acid sequence MDNQGFEQNQTEKPMRYNTKVILIGFFGGLIWSLVALFGFFFNFMHFGPALILMPWALGDWKTTYTGQAVGVAVIAVVSILVAFIYKWLFQKVNTMWAGVGFGALLWVIVFYICNPFIPGLKSVQNLDLNSIITSFCLFILYGLFIGYSVSYEYQQQHSDK is encoded by the coding sequence ATGGATAATCAGGGATTTGAACAAAATCAAACAGAAAAACCAATGCGGTATAATACGAAGGTAATCCTCATTGGATTTTTTGGTGGACTTATTTGGTCTCTTGTCGCTTTATTTGGCTTCTTTTTCAATTTTATGCATTTTGGTCCGGCATTAATTCTGATGCCTTGGGCGTTGGGTGACTGGAAAACGACATATACGGGGCAAGCGGTTGGAGTAGCTGTTATTGCGGTGGTATCCATTCTGGTTGCATTTATATATAAGTGGCTTTTTCAAAAAGTGAACACGATGTGGGCAGGAGTTGGATTTGGAGCTTTATTGTGGGTTATTGTATTTTATATTTGTAATCCATTTATTCCAGGGTTAAAAAGCGTACAAAACCTTGATTTAAACTCAATCATTACATCTTTCTGTCTTTTTATATTGTATGGACTTTTTATTGGCTATTCTGTTTCTTATGAATATCAGCAACAGCACTCAGATAAATAA
- a CDS encoding SA1362 family protein, whose protein sequence is MRQFFNIAFPVIIVLAVIGFVFSVLNDPMQVLKSILILAGFIALFYFIYRFYLSRKYGMPIMGSRSKEGPTRAQLKKAKRTSTVRSTGPGNRNKFKPNSTSQMKRNQKPLKKIPKKRSGPNLTVIEGKKNKIKPKKKNRASY, encoded by the coding sequence ATGCGCCAATTCTTTAACATTGCCTTTCCAGTCATCATTGTGTTGGCAGTTATCGGATTTGTCTTTTCGGTATTGAATGATCCGATGCAAGTCCTAAAGTCGATTCTTATACTTGCAGGTTTCATCGCGTTATTTTATTTCATTTATCGCTTCTACTTGTCCAGAAAATACGGCATGCCTATTATGGGTTCTAGGTCCAAGGAAGGTCCTACACGAGCACAACTTAAAAAAGCAAAACGAACAAGTACAGTGCGTTCGACTGGGCCAGGAAATCGAAACAAATTCAAACCCAATAGCACAAGCCAAATGAAAAGAAATCAAAAACCGCTAAAAAAAATACCAAAAAAACGAAGCGGTCCAAATTTAACAGTTATTGAAGGCAAAAAAAATAAAATCAAACCCAAAAAGAAGAATCGTGCTTCCTACTAG